A segment of the Streptococcus chenjunshii genome:
GATAATTTTACAAGATTAGACTAAGTACTCTCTTGTAAAATAAAAGCAGGCCGCCCCTGCTGCTCTGTCTGAAAGTGTTTTTCATTCAGGCGGCGGGCCTGCCGGGCACAATAGTTTGACTGTCAAAAACTGTTCTGCCTGTTACATTAGAAAGGAGGTCATATATGTCAGACATTCGTGCTGAGAATATCTCTGTTGCCTACGACCAGCAGACCGTTATTAACGATTTATCCTTAAATCTGGCTGACAAACAGATTACGACTATCATCGGAGCCAATGGCTGCGGTAAGTCCACACTGCTTAAAGCTCTTACCCGTATTCAGGCTCTGAAAAAGGGGCAGATTTACATTGACGGTCAGGCAATTGCTCATTTGCCGACTAAAGCAGTCGCTCAAAAAATTGCCCTGCTCCCTCAGGTCTTAGATGCTGCCGAAGGTATTTCAGTCTATGAATTAGTCTCTTACGGACGGTTTCCCCATCAAAAGTACTTGGGAAGTCTAAGTGATGAAGATCGCAGTAAGATCCACTGGGCTATGGAAGTGACTAAAGTTACTCAGTTTGCCAACATGGATGTCGATTCGCTCTCCGGCGGCCAAAGACAGCGTGTTTGGATTGCTATGGCTTTGGCGCAGGATACCGACACAATCTTTCTTGACGAACCGACCACTTACTTAGATATGAACCATCAGCTTGAGGTTCTGGAATTGCTGAAAATGCTCAATTCAGACTCTCAAAAGACCATTATTATGGTTCTTCATGATTTAAATCTTTCGGCCCGTTTTTCCGATCAGCTTATCGCTATGAAGAAAGGAAAAATTAAATACCGCGGGCAGGTTGCAGATATTATGACACCTGAAATTCTGCAAGACATTTTCCAAATAGATGCCACAATCACTGAAGATCCTATCCATAAATGTCCGATATTGCTGACTTATCAGCTTACATAGATTATTTTAATAAGGAATGAGGTGTTTAGGGCCGTATGCCCTTTAACGTTCAGACAGCCCCAAGACAGGAAGCCAGTCTGTCCATTTGCCTCAAGGCTTGCGCTAAAGTCCATTTACCTTATTAACCGATAAAATAAGGCCAAAATCCTAGTGAAAAAGAGACGCAATCGTAGGAAGCGCAAGCTGACGTACGAGTGTGGCTGCTCTGTGAGTATGCCTGCCAGCGTGATGCAAGCATCACTTGTCAGACCCTATTTTCATACGGATTTTTAAACGGCCTTTGTATCTTGTTGAATTGAACACGCCCTGAGAGCTGTGCAAAAAAGAGAAAATTTTCTAGAGTCTTAGCGACTCTTTGTCAATTTTCCTATTTTTGCTTTGCTCTTTTAACGGGCTTTGTATCTTGTTTTTGGAGTGTTGAAATGAAAAAAATGTTGCTTTATATAACTGCTTTTTTAGCGGTTTGTTTTCTTGTTGCCTGCGGCAGGAAATCTGATGATTCTGCTGCTCTTTCTTCTATGCCTGAAATTGAAGGCATCACTTATTATGGTGATATTCCTGAAAATCCGGAGAAGGTGGTCAACTTTGCTTACTCATACACCGGTTATCTTTTAGAACTGGGGATTGATGTTTCCAGCTATTCTCTTGATCTTGAAAAAAACAGCGCGGCTTTTGGCGACCAACTGAAGGACGCAGTGCAGCTGACAACTTCTGACAGCGAAGCTATCGCCGCTGAAGAACCGGATTTAATCCTTGTATTTGCCGGTGATGATAATCTGGAGACGCTCAAAGAAATTGCGCCAGTTATTGAAATTACTTATGGAAAAAGTGATTATCTGCAGATGCTGACTGACCTTGGACAAATCTTTGGCAGAGAAAAGCAGGCACAGGCTTGGCTGGATGAGTGGGAAGAAAAGACCGATCAGGCTAAAAAGGAATTAGGAGACTATCTTGATCCGGATACAACCTTTACTGTTATGGATTTCTATGATAAGAACATCTATCTCTACGGTAATAACTTCGGCCGAGGCGGTGAATTAATTTATGATTCACTCGGTTATGCTGCACCGGATAAAGTGGTCGATGATGTCTTTAAAGACGGCTGGTTTGGTGTCTCACAAGAGGCCTTGCCTGATTATATCGGCGATTATGCTCTTATCAATGTCA
Coding sequences within it:
- a CDS encoding ABC transporter ATP-binding protein translates to MSDIRAENISVAYDQQTVINDLSLNLADKQITTIIGANGCGKSTLLKALTRIQALKKGQIYIDGQAIAHLPTKAVAQKIALLPQVLDAAEGISVYELVSYGRFPHQKYLGSLSDEDRSKIHWAMEVTKVTQFANMDVDSLSGGQRQRVWIAMALAQDTDTIFLDEPTTYLDMNHQLEVLELLKMLNSDSQKTIIMVLHDLNLSARFSDQLIAMKKGKIKYRGQVADIMTPEILQDIFQIDATITEDPIHKCPILLTYQLT
- a CDS encoding ABC transporter substrate-binding protein, with the protein product MKKMLLYITAFLAVCFLVACGRKSDDSAALSSMPEIEGITYYGDIPENPEKVVNFAYSYTGYLLELGIDVSSYSLDLEKNSAAFGDQLKDAVQLTTSDSEAIAAEEPDLILVFAGDDNLETLKEIAPVIEITYGKSDYLQMLTDLGQIFGREKQAQAWLDEWEEKTDQAKKELGDYLDPDTTFTVMDFYDKNIYLYGNNFGRGGELIYDSLGYAAPDKVVDDVFKDGWFGVSQEALPDYIGDYALINVNSDTKEAAASLKESDIWQSLPAVKNGQALEIDYNLFYFSDPMSLDLQIDAFVKAIKDANS